From one Streptomyces sp. NBC_01478 genomic stretch:
- a CDS encoding ABC transporter ATP-binding protein, which translates to MSAVSPLVELSDAHVVHKARSGGLFSRDRVYALTGADLTIAAGETVGVVGESGCGKSTLAKVLVGVQRPTSGTVSFRGRDLWSMPDGERRAAVGTGIGMIFQDPSTALNRRLTIRQILRDPLDVHGRGTKAEREDRVRELMSLVGLPRALADGLPGQLSGGQRQRVAIARALALDPDLVVADEPTSALDVSVRAQILNLLLDLKERLGLSLVFVSHDIQTVRRMSDRVITMYLGRIVEETPADQVTDRARHPYTRALFSATPGLLHPIDPIPLIGPVPSATRPPSGCPFRTRCWKSDDVCASVMPDFSPASTPGHLYRCHHPVEEDLSTSDLVRQSRPMEPS; encoded by the coding sequence ATGAGTGCCGTGAGCCCGCTGGTCGAACTGTCCGACGCGCATGTCGTCCACAAGGCGCGCAGCGGCGGTCTGTTCAGCCGCGATCGGGTCTACGCCCTGACCGGCGCCGATCTCACCATCGCGGCCGGCGAGACGGTCGGCGTGGTCGGCGAGTCCGGCTGCGGCAAGTCGACGCTGGCGAAGGTGCTGGTGGGCGTACAGCGGCCGACGTCCGGCACGGTGTCCTTCCGGGGCCGTGACCTGTGGTCGATGCCGGACGGGGAACGCCGGGCCGCGGTGGGCACCGGCATCGGCATGATCTTCCAGGACCCGTCGACCGCGCTGAACCGTCGTCTGACGATCCGGCAGATACTGCGTGACCCGCTGGACGTGCACGGCCGCGGGACGAAGGCCGAACGGGAGGACCGGGTAAGGGAGTTGATGTCACTCGTCGGCCTCCCGCGCGCGCTCGCCGACGGCCTCCCGGGACAGCTCTCGGGCGGCCAGCGCCAACGCGTCGCGATCGCGCGGGCGTTGGCGCTGGACCCCGACCTCGTCGTGGCCGACGAACCGACCAGCGCACTGGACGTCTCGGTCCGCGCCCAGATCCTCAACCTGCTCCTCGACCTGAAGGAACGGCTGGGCCTGTCCCTGGTGTTCGTGTCCCACGACATCCAGACGGTACGGCGGATGAGCGACCGTGTGATCACCATGTACCTGGGCCGGATCGTCGAGGAGACCCCGGCCGACCAGGTCACCGACCGGGCGCGGCACCCGTACACCCGGGCGTTGTTCTCGGCGACGCCGGGCCTTCTCCACCCCATCGATCCGATCCCGCTGATCGGACCGGTGCCGTCGGCGACCCGTCCGCCGAGCGGGTGTCCGTTCCGTACGCGCTGCTGGAAGTCCGACGACGTGTGCGCGTCCGTCATGCCGGACTTTTCACCCGCGTCGACGCCGGGACATCTCTACCGCTGCCACCATCCTGTGGAGGAGGACCTGTCGACCAGCGATCTCGTTCGCCAAAGCCGCCCCATGGAGCCTTCATGA
- a CDS encoding dihydrodipicolinate synthase family protein encodes MTFPAPLTGVVPPVCTPLTPDREVDVRSLLRLVDHLVEAGVHGLFLLGSTSEAAYLTDRQRRYVVEAVVAHVGGQLPVLAGAIDMTTPRVLDHVTAVTDAGADAVVVTAPFYTRTHPAEIARHYRLIAAASPVPVVAYDLPASVHTKLPSDLVLELAADGVLAGLKDSSGDLGGFRTVVTGARVHPDITGFSVLTGSELFVDSALALGADGAVPGLANVDPHGYVRLDALSRAGDWARARAEQERLCVLFGLVGVGDPARMGGSSSALGAFKAALQLRGVISCAATAEPQVALSADEVGRVGKFLAAAGLL; translated from the coding sequence ATGACCTTCCCCGCCCCGCTCACCGGTGTCGTACCGCCCGTCTGCACGCCCCTGACACCGGACCGCGAGGTGGACGTCCGTTCACTGCTCAGGCTCGTCGACCATCTGGTCGAGGCCGGGGTGCACGGGCTGTTCCTGCTCGGCTCGACCTCCGAGGCGGCGTATCTGACGGACCGGCAGCGCAGGTACGTCGTCGAGGCGGTGGTGGCTCATGTGGGCGGTCAACTCCCGGTGCTGGCAGGGGCGATCGACATGACGACGCCGCGGGTCCTGGACCATGTGACCGCGGTGACGGACGCGGGCGCGGACGCGGTGGTGGTGACCGCGCCGTTCTACACGCGCACCCATCCCGCCGAGATCGCCCGCCACTACCGCCTGATCGCCGCCGCGTCGCCGGTCCCCGTGGTGGCCTACGACCTCCCGGCCTCCGTCCACACCAAGCTGCCCTCCGACCTCGTCCTCGAACTCGCAGCGGACGGTGTGCTGGCCGGGCTGAAGGACTCCAGCGGGGATCTCGGCGGATTCCGTACGGTCGTGACCGGAGCGCGGGTCCATCCGGACATCACCGGGTTCAGCGTGCTGACCGGGTCCGAGCTGTTCGTCGACTCGGCGCTGGCGTTGGGGGCGGACGGGGCGGTGCCGGGGCTCGCCAACGTCGATCCGCACGGGTATGTCCGGCTGGACGCGCTGTCCCGGGCCGGGGACTGGGCGCGGGCGCGGGCCGAACAGGAGCGGCTGTGTGTGCTGTTCGGACTGGTGGGCGTGGGTGACCCGGCGCGGATGGGGGGTAGCTCGTCGGCGCTGGGGGCGTTCAAGGCGGCGCTGCAACTGCGGGGGGTGATCTCGTGCGCGGCGACTGCGGAGCCTCAGGTGGCGTTGTCGGCGGACGAGGTGGGACGGGTGGGGAAGTTCCTGGCGGCGGCGGGGTTGCTGTAA
- a CDS encoding sialidase family protein produces MTILSRTLLVTAVLIAPFTVAGHASARSGCASSVPYVSGDGGYDTYRIPATVVTDLGTVLAFAEGRHNDAGDTGNIDVVLRRSTDGGCTWGPLSVVAAGDGDTRGNPAPVVDPRTGAIVLVTSYNSGGVTEGQIMRGEVTPEQSRRVFVQRSWDDGRTFTAPRDITGEVKLPSWRWYATGPGHAIALTRGPYAGRLVIPANHSAAPAAGSTDTGQEAKYYGGHALYSDDGGETWRLGFVDATYNGVDNANESTAAELPDGRLYFSSRDQLGTSTGNRLDTYSSDGGTSLDRPYAVQHTLDDVPVVEGSVLQLPGTGGALLFSAPSVPNVRQSMAIWRSGDGGASFVKAVTLSREWAGYSDLVRVGAETVGVLYETGAVSAYDSIEFRRVPIGT; encoded by the coding sequence ATGACCATCCTGAGCCGCACGCTTCTCGTCACCGCCGTACTGATCGCCCCGTTCACCGTCGCCGGGCACGCCTCCGCCCGCTCCGGCTGCGCGTCCTCCGTGCCGTACGTCTCCGGAGACGGCGGCTACGACACCTACCGCATCCCGGCGACCGTCGTCACCGACCTCGGTACCGTCCTGGCCTTCGCCGAGGGACGCCACAACGACGCGGGCGACACCGGCAACATCGACGTCGTCCTACGGCGCTCCACCGACGGCGGCTGCACCTGGGGCCCGCTGTCCGTGGTGGCCGCCGGGGACGGGGACACCCGGGGCAACCCGGCTCCCGTCGTCGACCCCCGCACCGGCGCGATCGTGCTCGTCACCTCCTACAACAGCGGGGGCGTCACAGAGGGCCAGATCATGCGGGGCGAGGTCACACCGGAACAGAGCCGCCGGGTGTTCGTGCAGCGGAGCTGGGACGACGGACGTACCTTCACCGCGCCCCGGGACATCACGGGGGAGGTGAAGCTGCCGAGTTGGCGCTGGTACGCGACCGGTCCCGGGCACGCGATCGCGCTGACACGCGGGCCGTACGCGGGACGGCTGGTGATCCCGGCCAACCACTCCGCCGCGCCGGCCGCCGGGTCCACCGACACCGGTCAGGAGGCGAAGTACTACGGCGGCCACGCCCTGTACAGCGACGACGGGGGTGAGACGTGGCGGCTGGGGTTCGTGGACGCCACGTACAACGGCGTCGACAACGCGAACGAGTCCACGGCGGCCGAACTCCCCGACGGCAGGCTGTACTTCAGCTCCCGGGACCAGTTGGGCACGAGCACGGGGAATCGGCTCGACACGTACTCCAGCGACGGGGGTACGAGCCTCGACCGGCCCTACGCGGTACAGCACACGCTGGACGACGTACCGGTGGTGGAGGGCAGCGTGCTTCAACTCCCCGGCACCGGCGGAGCGTTGCTGTTCTCGGCACCTTCCGTGCCCAACGTCCGTCAGAGCATGGCGATTTGGCGGAGCGGAGACGGCGGGGCGAGCTTCGTCAAGGCGGTCACGCTGTCCCGGGAGTGGGCCGGGTACTCGGATCTGGTGCGGGTGGGGGCGGAGACGGTGGGGGTGCTGTACGAGACGGGGGCGGTGAGCGCGTACGACTCGATCGAGTTCAGACGGGTACCGATCGGAACCTGA
- a CDS encoding TerB family tellurite resistance protein — protein sequence MLPERGRDGRAVHEGRAARVLGIRTAWTSVGDGEFFCPGCGGDRNYQRLTGRRRFTLLGMPVLPRGDTGPVVECAACQGHYGTDVLDHPTTSRFSAMLRDAVHTVALAVLAAGGTCARTSLEAAAGTVRAAGFQDCTEDQLGALVEALAADTGRVFGEPSGAGLAIELHEALDPLAPHLAPAGRESILLQGARIALADGPYTPAERDALATVGAALTICSDDVTRLLAAARTPS from the coding sequence GTGCTGCCTGAACGGGGACGAGACGGCCGGGCTGTCCATGAGGGCCGGGCGGCGCGCGTGCTGGGCATCCGTACCGCGTGGACCAGCGTCGGGGACGGCGAGTTCTTCTGCCCCGGATGCGGGGGCGACCGCAACTACCAGCGGCTCACCGGGCGCCGCCGCTTCACCCTGCTCGGCATGCCGGTGCTGCCGCGCGGTGACACCGGGCCGGTCGTCGAGTGCGCCGCCTGCCAGGGCCACTACGGCACCGACGTCCTCGACCACCCCACCACGAGCCGCTTCTCCGCGATGCTCCGCGACGCCGTGCACACGGTCGCCCTCGCGGTCCTCGCGGCCGGCGGCACCTGCGCCCGTACGTCCCTGGAGGCCGCCGCGGGCACCGTCCGCGCCGCCGGCTTCCAGGACTGCACCGAGGACCAGCTCGGCGCGCTCGTCGAGGCCCTGGCCGCCGACACCGGCCGCGTCTTCGGCGAACCCAGCGGCGCCGGCCTCGCCATAGAACTCCACGAGGCCCTCGACCCGCTCGCCCCCCACCTCGCCCCCGCGGGCCGCGAATCGATCCTGCTCCAGGGCGCCCGCATCGCGCTGGCCGACGGCCCCTACACACCGGCCGAACGCGACGCCCTCGCGACGGTGGGCGCGGCCCTCACGATCTGCTCGGACGACGTGACCCGGCTGCTGGCGGCGGCGCGGACGCCGTCGTAG
- the leuA gene encoding 2-isopropylmalate synthase yields the protein MASSRVNRQQPSSMPIHKYGQYEQVDIPDRTWPSQRITVAPRWLSTDLRDGNQALIDPMSPARKRAMFDLLVKMGYKEIEVGFPASGQTDFDFVRSIVEEEGAIPDDVTISVLTQAREDLIERTVESLKGAKRATLHLYNATAPVFRRVVFRGSKDDIKQIAVDGTRLVMEYAEKLLGPETEFGYQYSPEIFTDTELDFALEVCEAVMDVWQPGPGREIILNLPATVERSTPSTHADRFEWMGRHLSRREHVVLSIHPHNDRGTAVAAAELALMAGADRVEGCLFGQGERTGNVDLVTLGMNLFSQGVDPQIDFSDIDEIRRTWEYCNQMEVHPRHPYVGDLVYTSFSGSHQDAIKKGFDAMEADAAAKGVTVDDIEWAVPYLPIDPKDVGRSYEAVIRVNSQSGKGGIAYVLKNDHKLDLPRRMQIEFSKLIQAKTDAEGGEVTPKEIWATFEDEYLPNPDNPWGRIQVKTGQSTTDTDGVDTLKVEATVDGVDTVLTGSGNGPISAFFDALGSVGIDVRLLDYQEHTMSEGASAQAASYIECAIDDKILWGIGIDANTTRASLKAVVSAVNRATR from the coding sequence ATGGCAAGCAGCCGCGTCAATCGCCAGCAGCCCAGTTCCATGCCGATCCACAAGTACGGCCAGTACGAGCAGGTCGACATCCCCGACCGCACCTGGCCTTCGCAGCGGATCACCGTAGCCCCCCGCTGGCTCTCCACGGACCTGCGCGACGGCAACCAGGCCCTGATCGACCCCATGTCGCCGGCGCGCAAGCGCGCGATGTTCGACCTGCTGGTCAAGATGGGCTACAAGGAGATCGAGGTCGGCTTCCCGGCCTCCGGCCAGACCGACTTCGACTTCGTGCGCTCGATCGTCGAGGAAGAGGGCGCGATCCCGGACGACGTCACGATCTCCGTGCTGACACAGGCCCGAGAGGACCTGATCGAGCGGACCGTGGAGTCCCTGAAGGGCGCCAAGCGCGCCACCCTGCACCTCTACAACGCGACCGCGCCCGTCTTCCGCCGTGTGGTCTTCCGCGGCTCCAAGGACGACATCAAGCAGATCGCCGTCGACGGCACGCGCCTGGTCATGGAGTACGCCGAGAAGCTGCTGGGCCCCGAGACCGAGTTCGGGTACCAGTACTCGCCGGAGATCTTCACGGACACCGAGCTGGACTTCGCGCTGGAGGTCTGCGAGGCGGTCATGGACGTCTGGCAGCCCGGCCCGGGCCGCGAGATCATCCTCAACCTGCCTGCCACCGTTGAGCGTTCGACCCCCTCCACGCACGCGGACCGCTTCGAGTGGATGGGCCGCCACCTGTCCCGCCGCGAGCACGTGGTGCTGTCGATCCATCCGCACAACGACCGCGGTACGGCCGTCGCCGCCGCCGAGCTGGCGCTGATGGCCGGCGCCGACCGCGTCGAGGGCTGCCTGTTCGGCCAGGGCGAGCGCACCGGCAACGTCGACCTGGTCACCCTGGGCATGAACCTGTTCTCGCAGGGCGTCGACCCGCAGATCGACTTCTCCGACATCGACGAGATCCGTCGTACGTGGGAGTACTGCAACCAGATGGAGGTCCACCCGCGCCACCCGTACGTGGGCGACCTGGTCTACACGTCCTTCTCCGGCTCCCACCAGGACGCCATCAAGAAGGGCTTCGACGCGATGGAGGCCGACGCCGCCGCCAAGGGCGTCACGGTCGACGACATCGAGTGGGCGGTCCCGTACCTGCCGATCGACCCGAAGGACGTCGGCCGCTCCTACGAGGCCGTCATCCGGGTCAACTCGCAGTCGGGCAAGGGCGGAATCGCGTACGTCCTGAAGAACGACCACAAGCTGGACCTGCCGCGCCGGATGCAGATCGAGTTCTCGAAGCTCATTCAGGCCAAGACGGACGCCGAGGGCGGCGAGGTCACCCCGAAGGAGATCTGGGCGACCTTCGAGGACGAGTACCTGCCGAACCCGGACAACCCCTGGGGCCGTATCCAGGTCAAGACCGGCCAGTCGACCACCGACACCGACGGCGTGGACACGCTCAAGGTGGAGGCCACCGTCGACGGCGTCGACACCGTCCTGACCGGCTCCGGCAACGGTCCGATCTCCGCGTTCTTCGACGCCCTGGGCTCCGTCGGCATCGACGTACGGCTCCTGGACTACCAGGAGCACACGATGAGCGAGGGTGCCTCCGCGCAGGCCGCCTCGTACATCGAATGCGCGATCGACGACAAGATCCTGTGGGGAATCGGCATTGACGCGAATACGACACGTGCGTCCCTGAAGGCGGTCGTCTCGGCCGTCAACCGCGCCACCCGCTGA
- a CDS encoding M4 family metallopeptidase: protein MTTHGGFEPVFCTIVPPHVLDKLAQHEDPALAGPARETLQRDAYERTHRRLTTVIGAPTLAAPTATDQPRRTIYDAKHKQDLPGKKVRAEGSEPGRDATVNRAYAGLGATFELYLNAFNRHSIDGEGLPLNASVHYDVKYDNAFWNGEQMVFGDGDGELFLDFTIPVDVIGHELTHGVTQYTANLTYFGQSGALNESVSDVFGSLIKQYTLGQTAAEADWLIGAGLLAPRVSGVALRSMKAPGTAYDDDALGKDPQPATMDDFVDTGSDNGGVHINSGIPNHAFYLVADALGGHAWEKAGQIWYDVLTGGVLKKDALFTDFATLTVAAAKTRFGDGGEELQAVQKAWEQVGVPTS, encoded by the coding sequence ATGACGACTCACGGGGGCTTCGAGCCCGTCTTCTGCACCATCGTTCCACCGCATGTCCTCGACAAGCTCGCCCAGCACGAGGACCCCGCGCTCGCCGGTCCCGCCCGCGAGACCCTCCAGCGCGACGCCTACGAGCGCACCCACCGCCGGCTGACCACCGTCATCGGCGCACCGACCCTCGCCGCGCCCACCGCGACCGACCAGCCGCGGCGCACGATCTACGACGCCAAGCACAAGCAGGACCTGCCCGGGAAGAAGGTCCGCGCCGAGGGCTCCGAGCCCGGCAGGGACGCGACCGTCAACCGTGCCTACGCCGGCCTCGGCGCCACCTTCGAGCTCTACCTCAACGCCTTCAACCGGCACTCCATCGACGGCGAGGGCCTGCCGCTCAACGCGTCCGTCCACTACGACGTGAAGTACGACAACGCGTTCTGGAACGGCGAGCAGATGGTGTTCGGCGACGGCGACGGGGAGCTGTTCCTCGACTTCACCATCCCGGTCGACGTCATCGGCCACGAACTCACCCACGGCGTCACGCAGTACACCGCGAACCTGACCTACTTCGGCCAGTCCGGCGCCCTGAACGAGTCGGTCTCAGACGTCTTCGGCTCGCTCATCAAGCAGTACACGCTCGGCCAGACCGCCGCCGAGGCCGACTGGCTGATCGGCGCGGGCCTGCTCGCCCCGCGCGTCTCCGGCGTCGCCCTGCGCTCCATGAAGGCCCCGGGCACGGCCTACGACGACGACGCGCTCGGCAAGGACCCGCAGCCCGCGACGATGGACGACTTCGTCGACACCGGCAGCGACAACGGCGGCGTGCACATCAACTCCGGCATCCCCAACCACGCCTTCTACCTGGTCGCCGACGCCCTCGGCGGACACGCCTGGGAGAAGGCGGGACAGATCTGGTACGACGTCCTGACCGGCGGCGTGCTCAAGAAGGACGCCCTGTTCACCGACTTCGCCACCCTCACCGTGGCCGCCGCGAAGACCCGGTTCGGGGACGGCGGGGAGGAGTTGCAGGCCGTGCAGAAGGCGTGGGAACAGGTCGGGGTGCCGACGTCGTAG
- a CDS encoding protealysin inhibitor emfourin, with the protein MRIQVRRTGGFGGIQRRGEVDTSTRPDAHEWHALARQAVAAGQGTPPAGVPDGFHYEITVDGKSVYAADPRLTDEQRELISRVLKEGA; encoded by the coding sequence ATGCGTATTCAGGTACGGCGCACGGGCGGTTTCGGCGGTATCCAGCGCCGCGGCGAGGTCGACACCTCGACGCGGCCCGACGCGCACGAGTGGCATGCCCTGGCCCGGCAGGCGGTCGCGGCCGGGCAGGGCACGCCGCCGGCGGGCGTCCCGGACGGCTTCCACTACGAGATCACGGTGGACGGGAAGTCGGTGTACGCGGCCGACCCCCGGCTCACGGACGAGCAACGGGAGCTGATCTCAAGGGTGTTGAAGGAAGGTGCCTGA
- a CDS encoding GH1 family beta-glucosidase — protein sequence MIRRMANDAGNPIPRFPADFLWGVSTSAHQIEGAADLREPSVWDVFEAEPGRIKDGSTAAVACDHFHRHREDVALLADLGVDAYRFSISWPRVNSPGGLDFYDRLVDDLCAAGVRPVPTLFHWDLPVTRDWLDRDTASHFAEYVSVVAERLGDRVKKWITLNEPAEHTLLGHALGAHAPGKTLLFDALPIAHHQLLAHGLAVRALRAAGATDIGIANSHGPTWPASQEPEDIEAANFYDLLLNRLFADPLLLGEYPSGLGELMPGDVESDLKVIAEPIDWYGINYYAPSRVGAPQGAEIEFGGLTLPAELPFSVREIEGVPVTDFGWPVVPEGLTELLTTFRDRYGDRLPPVVITENGCSYEGVDDQDRITFLDGHVRALHGALEAGVDVRGYFVWSLLDNFEWAEGYERRFGLVHVDYETQARTPKASYGWFQGMLRAQR from the coding sequence ATGATCCGGCGCATGGCGAATGATGCAGGCAACCCGATACCTCGGTTCCCGGCCGATTTCCTCTGGGGCGTCTCCACCTCGGCCCATCAGATCGAGGGCGCGGCGGACCTCCGCGAGCCCTCCGTCTGGGACGTGTTCGAGGCCGAGCCGGGCCGGATCAAGGACGGCTCGACGGCGGCGGTGGCCTGCGACCACTTCCACCGCCACCGCGAGGACGTGGCCCTCCTGGCCGACCTGGGCGTGGACGCGTACCGCTTCTCGATCTCCTGGCCGCGGGTGAACTCCCCCGGCGGCCTCGACTTCTACGACCGTCTCGTCGACGACCTGTGCGCGGCGGGCGTACGGCCGGTCCCGACCCTGTTCCACTGGGATCTCCCGGTCACGCGGGACTGGTTGGACCGGGACACGGCCTCGCACTTCGCCGAGTACGTGTCGGTGGTGGCGGAGCGGCTGGGCGACCGGGTGAAGAAGTGGATCACCCTCAACGAGCCTGCGGAACATACGCTGTTGGGGCATGCGCTGGGTGCCCACGCCCCCGGCAAGACCCTGCTCTTCGACGCACTCCCGATCGCCCACCACCAACTCCTGGCCCACGGCCTGGCGGTACGGGCGCTGCGCGCGGCCGGTGCCACCGACATCGGGATCGCCAACTCCCACGGCCCCACTTGGCCGGCGTCGCAGGAACCGGAGGACATCGAGGCGGCCAACTTCTACGACCTGCTCCTGAACCGCCTGTTCGCAGACCCCCTGCTGCTCGGCGAATACCCGTCCGGTCTGGGCGAGTTGATGCCGGGCGACGTCGAGTCCGACCTGAAGGTGATCGCCGAGCCGATCGACTGGTACGGGATCAACTACTACGCGCCGAGCCGGGTCGGGGCACCCCAGGGCGCCGAGATCGAGTTCGGCGGACTCACCCTCCCCGCCGAACTCCCCTTCTCCGTGCGGGAGATCGAGGGCGTCCCGGTCACGGACTTCGGCTGGCCGGTGGTCCCCGAGGGCCTGACGGAACTCCTCACCACCTTCCGCGACCGCTACGGCGACCGCCTCCCGCCCGTCGTCATCACCGAGAACGGCTGCTCGTACGAGGGCGTCGACGACCAGGACCGGATCACCTTCCTGGACGGCCATGTGCGGGCGCTGCACGGGGCGTTGGAGGCGGGCGTGGACGTCCGCGGCTACTTCGTGTGGTCGCTGCTGGACAACTTCGAGTGGGCGGAGGGCTACGAGCGCCGCTTCGGTCTCGTACACGTGGACTACGAGACACAGGCGCGCACTCCGAAGGCGTCGTACGGCTGGTTCCAGGGCATGCTGCGGGCGCAGAGATGA
- a CDS encoding MFS transporter: protein MTTTGSSVDDGNPAPATATSALALAEPVERVGRGWTSALSLANGAIWVGWYGPLQILLASQAKDFAPGTGMSKETMLAWVTGAGALVSLVANPLFGALSDRTTARWGRRTPWIVGGAAGGALSLLLLAGAGGVWTMAAGWCLVQLTLNAAFAAVTAAVPDRVPRLQRGSVGGWLGAAQILGVVGGTGLATAAGGIGAGYVACAVFTAVGVLPYVLRYKDLRLPPETRPPWSWQGFLRGFWLSPRRYPDLGWAWLTRFLINLSNALVLLYLLYYLRDRLHYHDPDQGVLILTAVNGLTLLATVVVGGVWSDRVGRRKPFVIWSGVLMAVATAVLAGWQTWPGAIAAAALLGIGFGVFTSVDFALMTDVLPKAVDRGKDLGVINVANALPQVAAPVLAAPIVTYLGGYRVLYLVSAVIGMAGALLVRRIRGVD from the coding sequence ATGACGACGACGGGGAGTTCAGTGGACGACGGCAACCCGGCTCCCGCCACGGCCACTTCGGCGCTCGCCCTGGCCGAACCCGTCGAGCGTGTGGGCCGGGGCTGGACGTCCGCGCTCTCGCTCGCCAACGGGGCGATCTGGGTGGGCTGGTACGGCCCGCTGCAGATCCTGCTGGCCTCGCAGGCCAAGGACTTCGCGCCCGGCACCGGCATGTCCAAGGAGACGATGCTGGCGTGGGTGACGGGCGCGGGCGCGCTGGTGTCGCTGGTCGCCAATCCGCTCTTCGGCGCGCTGTCCGACCGTACGACCGCGCGGTGGGGCCGCCGTACGCCGTGGATCGTGGGCGGGGCGGCGGGCGGGGCGCTGTCGTTGCTGCTGCTCGCGGGCGCGGGCGGGGTGTGGACGATGGCGGCCGGCTGGTGCCTGGTCCAACTGACCCTCAACGCGGCCTTCGCGGCGGTCACCGCGGCCGTGCCTGACCGGGTGCCGCGGCTCCAACGGGGTTCTGTGGGCGGCTGGTTGGGCGCCGCGCAGATCCTGGGCGTGGTCGGCGGGACGGGCCTGGCGACGGCGGCCGGGGGCATCGGGGCGGGCTATGTGGCGTGCGCGGTGTTCACGGCGGTGGGCGTGCTGCCGTACGTGCTGCGCTACAAGGACCTCCGACTCCCGCCGGAGACCCGCCCGCCGTGGTCCTGGCAGGGTTTCCTGCGAGGCTTCTGGCTGAGCCCGCGCCGCTACCCCGACCTGGGCTGGGCGTGGCTGACCCGCTTCCTGATCAACCTGAGCAACGCGCTGGTGCTGCTGTACCTCCTCTACTACCTGCGCGACCGCCTGCATTACCACGACCCGGACCAGGGGGTCCTGATCCTGACGGCGGTGAACGGCCTCACGCTCCTGGCCACGGTGGTGGTCGGCGGGGTGTGGTCCGACCGGGTCGGCCGCCGCAAGCCGTTCGTGATCTGGTCCGGCGTCCTGATGGCGGTGGCGACGGCGGTCCTCGCGGGCTGGCAGACCTGGCCGGGCGCGATCGCCGCGGCGGCACTCCTGGGCATCGGCTTCGGCGTCTTCACCTCGGTCGACTTCGCCCTGATGACGGACGTCCTGCCCAAGGCCGTGGACCGCGGCAAGGACCTGGGCGTGATCAACGTGGCGAACGCGCTTCCCCAGGTCGCGGCCCCCGTCCTCGCCGCGCCGATCGTGACGTATCTGGGCGGGTACCGGGTGCTGTATCTGGTGTCCGCGGTGATCGGGATGGCGGGGGCGTTGCTGGTGCGGCGGATCCGCGGGGTGGACTGA
- a CDS encoding NAD-dependent epimerase/dehydratase family protein: MLTLVTGSTGQVGRRFVPRLLAQARAGEQVRVLVRDAARAERFAELGAEVVVGDLRDEDALGKAVSGVDAVVNVAASFRGVPDEEAWAVNHAAAVALGQAALASGVRRFVQVSTGLVYGTGRGRPMTEEDESRPGGHMWGAYPDAKATAERELLALDGMDVRVARLPFVYGEGDPHLANSLQWAAHWASNQRLHMGHHADVAQGLLRILHAPGIAGRIYNIADDAPVTAVELHLLNGVEIPAELHERTDPDPWLGIMSTERIRRELGYRPLFPTAWSARDAGVL, from the coding sequence ATGCTGACACTGGTGACGGGCTCGACGGGACAGGTCGGACGGCGCTTCGTACCGAGGCTGCTGGCGCAGGCGAGGGCGGGGGAGCAGGTACGCGTACTGGTACGGGACGCGGCACGCGCGGAACGCTTCGCGGAACTGGGCGCGGAGGTCGTCGTCGGCGATCTGCGGGACGAGGACGCCCTCGGCAAGGCGGTCTCCGGCGTCGACGCGGTCGTGAACGTCGCCGCGTCCTTCCGCGGCGTACCGGACGAGGAGGCCTGGGCCGTCAACCACGCGGCGGCGGTCGCCCTGGGACAGGCGGCGCTGGCCTCCGGCGTACGGCGCTTCGTGCAGGTCAGCACGGGGCTCGTGTACGGCACCGGGCGGGGCCGCCCCATGACCGAGGAGGACGAGAGCCGCCCCGGCGGCCATATGTGGGGCGCCTACCCCGACGCGAAGGCGACGGCGGAACGGGAGTTGCTCGCCCTGGACGGCATGGACGTCCGCGTCGCCCGGCTCCCCTTCGTCTACGGCGAAGGCGACCCCCACCTCGCCAACTCCCTCCAATGGGCGGCACATTGGGCCTCGAACCAACGCCTGCACATGGGCCACCACGCGGACGTCGCCCAGGGCCTCCTCCGCATCCTGCACGCCCCGGGAATCGCCGGCCGGATCTACAACATCGCCGACGACGCCCCGGTCACCGCGGTCGAACTCCATCTGCTCAACGGCGTCGAGATCCCCGCCGAACTCCACGAACGCACCGACCCCGACCCGTGGTTGGGCATCATGTCCACGGAACGCATCCGCAGGGAGCTGGGCTACCGCCCGCTGTTCCCGACGGCGTGGTCGGCACGGGACGCGGGCGTTCTCTGA